AAAATGATCTATCAGGCTCTCTGCCGCCGGGGACATCAGGCTCTGCTGCTTGATGTCTATCTTGGGTATGAAGGAGACCTGACAGATATATTTGAAATGAGCAGGGAATTGACGGCAGAAACCGGAACAATTAATGATAAAAATCCGGATCTTGATCAGATCAGGGCGATGCGGCCGGACGGAGAAAAGAATTTTTTCGGGCCGCATGTGATTGCTCTCTGCCAGCAGGCAGATATTGTGTTCCTGGCGCTTCACGGGGAAAATGGAGAGAATGGCAAAATCCAGGCGGCGTTTGATCTCATGGGCATCAAATATACGGGTGCCGATTATGTGAGCAGTGCGCTTGCCATGAATAAGACGTTGGCCAAAGAGCTGTTTTTCCAAAATGGAATTCCGACTCCGCAGGGATTTGCGCTGAAGCAGGGCGAGGAAGAAAAAGAAGCAGTCACATTTCCCTGTGTGGTAAAGGTATGCAGCGGGGGTTCCAGTGTTGGCGTCTATCTGTGCGGGAATGAACAGGAATATCAGGCGGCAAAAAAAGAAGCCTATACATATGAGCGTGAGATCTTAGTGGAACAGTATATCAGGGGCCGGGAGTTTTCGGTGGGCGTCATCGAGGGAAAGGCGCTGCCAGTCATTGAGATCGCGCCGCTACAGGGTTTTTATGATTATAAAAACAAATATCAGCCGGGCAGTACGATCGAGACTTGCCCTGCCGAGATACCGGCAGAGACAGAGGAGAAGATGGGCCGGGCGGCGGAGGCTGTATTCCGGGCGCTGCGGCTGAAGGCGTATGCCCGCGTGGATTTTATGATGAATGAAAAAGGCGAGATCTTCTGCCTGGAGGCAAATACATTGCCCGGTATGACACCGACATCTCTCTTGCCGCAGGAGGCACAGGCGGCGGGGATGGACTTTGAAAGTTTGTGTGAGCATCTGATCGAAGTGTCGCTCAGAAAGCAATAACATTGTGTCTGATCAGTGAGAATGGAATGGGAACAGGGGAGTGCAGGATGGAGAATATGACACTGGAGCGTATCGCGAAGGCGTGCGGCGGTATTTATAAGGGAAAGGAAGAAGACAGACAGAGGGAAGTGGAAGGCGTAGTACTTGATTCGCGTCTGGTGGAAAAAGACTATTGTTTTATCGCCACAAAAGGAGAACGGGTGGACGGACACAGTTTTATTGCTGATGTCTTTGAGAAAGGGGCTGCCTGTGTCATCTGTGAATCGCTCCCGGACGGAATCGAGGGAAATTTTATTCAGGTTGCGGATTCCTTTCAGGCGCTGAAAGAGGTGGCGGAGTATTATCGGAGTACATTGCACATCCCCGTAGTCGGGATCACCGGCAGTGTGGGGAAAACGAGTACGAAAGAGCTGATAGCCAGTGTGCTGGCGCAAAAATACTGCGTACTGAAGACGGAAGGCAACTATAACAATGAAATAGGGGTGCCGCTGACACTTCTGCGCATTCGCAGGGAACACGAGATCGCCGTGCTGGAGATGGGCATCAATCATTTCGGAGAAATGCGCCGACTGAGTAAAATGGCAAAACCTGACACTTGTGTCATAACGAATATCGGAGAGTGTCACCTTGAATTTTTGAAATCCCGGCAGGGGATTTTACAGGCAAAATCCGAAATTTTTGAGTATGCCAGTGAAGAGAGCACGGTATATGTCAACGGAGATGATGATATGCTGCGGACGATCGAGCGGGTGAAACATAAAAGGCCGGTGCGGTTCGGTCTGGGGCATCAGAATGATTATTATGCGGAAGTGACGGAGGATCACGGGCTGTCAGGCTGTGATGTGATGATCTGCAGAGACGGCGGCCGCTTTTTGGCAGAGATCCCATTGCCCGGGGAACATATGATACGGAATGCACTGGCTGCAACAGCGATCGGGGAACAGTATGGGCTGACGGAGGCAGAGATTGCCGCCGGGATCGCCGCGGTAACGCCAGTAGGCGGCCGCAGTAATATCGTCACATACGGGAGTCTGACGCTGATTGATGACTGCTACAATGCCAATCCGGTATCCATGCGGGCGGCGCTCGATATGCTCAGCCGTGTGAGCGGCAAGACGATCGCTGTCCTGGGCGACATGGGAGAGCTTGGTGAGAATGAAGCACAGTATCACCGGGAAATCGGAGCCTATGCGGTGGAAAAAAAGATCACCGGTCTGATCTGTGTCGGCAGGCTGGCGCGTTATCTGTATCAGGGAGCCTGTAAAGCAAAAGAGAGGACAATGAATAATACATTCGTCCTCTACTTCGAGACATTGGAAGCGCTGCTTTGCAAACTGGAAAACGAAAATCTGTTTTCCTATCATATCACAGCGCTTGTCAAGGCGTCACACAGTATGCAGTTTTCCAGAATTATAAAGATGCTGGATCAAAAGAAAAGCTGAAGATCAGATCATGGCCTTATTCTTGAAATTCATATTTAAAATGAGCTTTCTCACGTAGGCGCCCAGGAATTTCCGATCTTCTTTGGAAAGTGTGTCCAGGAGAATCGGTTCTCCGAACTCAATGATCACATGCGCTTTTCTCATAAAAGGCAGGTGATCTTCCCAGACAGCAGCGGAGTTTGTAATACTGATCGGGATAATCGGACATTTTGCCTTTTCCGCGATGCGGAAACTTCCTTCATGGAACGGCAAAACCTGATCCGGCTCCGTGCCCCGGGTTCCCTCGGGAAAAATACAGATCGAAGTGCCGGACTTGATCTCGTTGATCCCTTTTACGATCGATTTCATACCTTCCTTGATGTTTTTACGGTCAAGAAAGAGGCAGTGGATATTGCTCATCCATGTGGAGAGCAGAGGAATTTTGCCCATCTCAACCTTTGCCACATAGCCGGTGGGCCGGGGAAAGCAAAGATAAGTAAGTACAATGTCGAAGTAGCTCCTGTGGTTGCTGACATAGAGAAAAGAGCCTTCTTCCGGAATATGTTCGAGACCGATGTAATCCACCTGGACACCGGCGAGAGATGTGCACGTGGAAAATGCCCATTGGACGATCTTCTGACAGCTTCTGTCTTTTAATTTCGGATTGTATTTTCCAATCACCCATTCAATGATAAGCAGTGGGATACTGAAGATTAAAAAGAGAACCACGAAACCTGCCGTCATAAGAAAACGAAACATGTAAAAAAACCTCCTCAGGCGGAATAAACCGCGTTTTGCGTACCTTTTTATTATATCCAAGTGGGCAGTAATGTGCAACGGATTCCAGATTTTAAATATACATACTGATAATTTTGTATATTTATTTCATTCATGGAAAGGCACTGTCTCTGACATAAAGATAACGCAAATTCCATATATTGGATAGAAAAAACAGACAGAAGTGGAAATATGGACCGAAAAATGATACAGACGGCACTGGTTGTACTGATGACGATTTTGCTCATGGGATGCGGCGAGGAGCAGGGCAGAACAAAAAAGCTGCAGGATCTGAAGTTTACGGTAGTGCCGGAGCAGGAACTTCCGGAAGAACTGCAAACGATTGTGGAGGGCAAAAAAGAGGAGAGCTTTAAGCTGACCTTTATGGATGAGAACAGCATGTACATCTGTGTCGGCTATGGCAAGCAGCCGACAGGCGGTTACAGTATTTCGGTGACAGAGCTTTATGAGACGGAGAATGCCATTTATATCCACACGAATCTGCTTGGGCCGTCGGCGGAGGAAGCGAAGGAAAAGAGTCCGTCTTATCCCTACATCGTCGTGAAGCTGGAGAAGCTGGATAAAACGGTTGTATTTGAGTAAACTTTCAATACATAACATGCAGAGGAAAGACAAAGGAGAGCGGGAAATGCTTCTGATAAAAAACGGACATTTACTGGACCCACGGTCCGGACAGGACGCGCAGAAAGATATTCTGATCGAGGGAAGGAAAGTCGTGCGCATCGGCAGCGCGCAGGAATGGAAGGAACTTTTGCATATGCCGGAGCTTGAGCAGTACGATGCTGCGGGAGCTATTGTGGCGCCGGGACTGATCGATGTACATGTGCATTTCCGTGATCCCGGCTATACGTATAAAGAAGACATTCTGAGCGGGAGCCGGGCAGCGGCCAGAGGCGGCTTTACGACGGTCGTACTGATGGCCAATACGGACCCGGTTGTGGATAATGCGCAGACACTTTCCTATGTTCTGGAAAAGGGCAGCCGTACGGGAATCCATGTGGAGAGCTGCTGCGCGGTCACAAAGGGGATGAAGGGAAAAGAACTGACAAATATGTCAGAATTATTGCAGGCCGGGGCTGCCGGATTTACAGATGACGGGAAAGCGATCGTAGACCATGCCATGGCCCGGCAGGCGATGGAGGAGGCAGCGGTCCTGGGCGCTGTTCTCAGCTTTCACGAAGAAAATCCCTGTTTCATCTCGGAGAATGGCATCAATGCCGGGCGGGCAGCGGATCATTACGGCATCGGCGGCTCGGGCAGGGCAGCGGAGATCGATATGGTAGAACGGGATATTGCGCTGGCGCGGCGGACCGGCGCTGTCATCAATATCCAGCACATCAGTTCCAAAGAGGCGGTTGCGCTTGTGCGCCGGGCAAAGGCGGATGGCATTTCCGTTCACGCGGAGGCGACGCCGCATCATTTTACGCTGACGGAGGAGGATGTCATCCGCTATGGTACGCTTGCAAAAATGAATCCTCCGCTCAGGCAGGAGACGGACAGACTGGCGATTATCGAGGGGCTTCGGGACGGAACGATTGATCTGATTGCCACCGATCATGCGCCTCACAGCAGACAGGAGAAGGAGAGAGCGATCACAGAAGCG
The sequence above is a segment of the Lachnospiraceae bacterium JLR.KK008 genome. Coding sequences within it:
- a CDS encoding D-alanine--D-alanine ligase, whose protein sequence is MKIVVLAGGISPERDVSLCSGKMIYQALCRRGHQALLLDVYLGYEGDLTDIFEMSRELTAETGTINDKNPDLDQIRAMRPDGEKNFFGPHVIALCQQADIVFLALHGENGENGKIQAAFDLMGIKYTGADYVSSALAMNKTLAKELFFQNGIPTPQGFALKQGEEEKEAVTFPCVVKVCSGGSSVGVYLCGNEQEYQAAKKEAYTYEREILVEQYIRGREFSVGVIEGKALPVIEIAPLQGFYDYKNKYQPGSTIETCPAEIPAETEEKMGRAAEAVFRALRLKAYARVDFMMNEKGEIFCLEANTLPGMTPTSLLPQEAQAAGMDFESLCEHLIEVSLRKQ
- the murF gene encoding UDP-N-acetylmuramoyl-tripeptide--D-alanyl-D-alanine ligase, whose protein sequence is MENMTLERIAKACGGIYKGKEEDRQREVEGVVLDSRLVEKDYCFIATKGERVDGHSFIADVFEKGAACVICESLPDGIEGNFIQVADSFQALKEVAEYYRSTLHIPVVGITGSVGKTSTKELIASVLAQKYCVLKTEGNYNNEIGVPLTLLRIRREHEIAVLEMGINHFGEMRRLSKMAKPDTCVITNIGECHLEFLKSRQGILQAKSEIFEYASEESTVYVNGDDDMLRTIERVKHKRPVRFGLGHQNDYYAEVTEDHGLSGCDVMICRDGGRFLAEIPLPGEHMIRNALAATAIGEQYGLTEAEIAAGIAAVTPVGGRSNIVTYGSLTLIDDCYNANPVSMRAALDMLSRVSGKTIAVLGDMGELGENEAQYHREIGAYAVEKKITGLICVGRLARYLYQGACKAKERTMNNTFVLYFETLEALLCKLENENLFSYHITALVKASHSMQFSRIIKMLDQKKS
- a CDS encoding 1-acylglycerol-3-phosphate O-acyltransferase — translated: MFRFLMTAGFVVLFLIFSIPLLIIEWVIGKYNPKLKDRSCQKIVQWAFSTCTSLAGVQVDYIGLEHIPEEGSFLYVSNHRSYFDIVLTYLCFPRPTGYVAKVEMGKIPLLSTWMSNIHCLFLDRKNIKEGMKSIVKGINEIKSGTSICIFPEGTRGTEPDQVLPFHEGSFRIAEKAKCPIIPISITNSAAVWEDHLPFMRKAHVIIEFGEPILLDTLSKEDRKFLGAYVRKLILNMNFKNKAMI
- a CDS encoding protease complex subunit PrcB family protein, whose protein sequence is MIQTALVVLMTILLMGCGEEQGRTKKLQDLKFTVVPEQELPEELQTIVEGKKEESFKLTFMDENSMYICVGYGKQPTGGYSISVTELYETENAIYIHTNLLGPSAEEAKEKSPSYPYIVVKLEKLDKTVVFE
- a CDS encoding dihydroorotase, producing the protein MLLIKNGHLLDPRSGQDAQKDILIEGRKVVRIGSAQEWKELLHMPELEQYDAAGAIVAPGLIDVHVHFRDPGYTYKEDILSGSRAAARGGFTTVVLMANTDPVVDNAQTLSYVLEKGSRTGIHVESCCAVTKGMKGKELTNMSELLQAGAAGFTDDGKAIVDHAMARQAMEEAAVLGAVLSFHEENPCFISENGINAGRAADHYGIGGSGRAAEIDMVERDIALARRTGAVINIQHISSKEAVALVRRAKADGISVHAEATPHHFTLTEEDVIRYGTLAKMNPPLRQETDRLAIIEGLRDGTIDLIATDHAPHSRQEKERAITEAPSGIIGLETALSLGITTLVKDGCLTMMELLEKMTWNPAKLYGFDRGYVSEGGPADFVIFDPERCHAIEKFASKSCNSPFTGRQVSGKVKATICDGNFVYREEQDEQK